ttattttgacacaTAATCACGATTTATTCAACATTCCTACTCATGGTCATGACCATTTACTGTCATGCTATATTTTGTGTATTCTTGAAAATATATTCTATTGAATTCATATGCATAAAAGTAATGTATAGCAATAGCATGTTCAAGGCataatttctcatattttagttttattgatTTCATATCCTGACATATATTCTAAGGGTGTGATAGAGAGTATTTCACTATGTTCAAAAATTTTCCAGGTTGATATACCTATTCAGCAAAGCTATCTCTATTATGGATCTAGTGAGGGTGATAGTGATCCTCAGGTCTGTGATTTATTTGCACATACAACTCATTccaaaaacaaattgaattagTACAACGTATGCGTCAATGGTGTGATTTCTTCCACAGGCTTCTGGTGCGTATATATTCCGGCCTAATGGATCCCCTCCAACTATCATTTCAAGATCAGTAAGTTCTTTCCATGAGTCTAGTAACATCTGAgattagttttatataaaatagaattatttaTATGAACTCTAAATGGACAACAAGATATTCATAAAAAGTTCTAACATAGGATCATGGTTTGCTATTTTCTGTACTACATGCTTTCCAATGTCCTTCTaggatttttatatttctaatactACATCTATTGTCTCTATATTTGCcttttgatttatttgatgtgCAGGTGCCCACTAAGGTAATCCGCGGACCACTAGTTGATGAAGTTCATCAGAAATTTAGCTCTTGGATTTATCAGGTAAGTACCTCAGCAGAATTATTAAGTCTAGGATGCAAAAAGATTCCGAGTCTTTTAAAGATAATGCTTTTTCTTTAGCTTATATTCTCTAGTCCCATATATTCTATgttgtaataaatttatgaatttcaagATACAACAGTGGAGGCTGAGTATTAGTGTTTCTTGGCTTCGTTTTATTGAGGCAATTAAATGATACACAATGTAGATCTTTAATGGAGTGAATGCATTCAGGACCGGAAGGCAGGAACCTTATCCCATTATCTGGATTGATGACATTTAGAACTAATTTTTTAGACTATAATTTTGAGTGGTTCAATAATCAATGACTACAAATTGcctgaaggaaaagaaaaagcattgcaGTGGAAAAGTTGCAGCTCATTTCTTTGCTTTCAGCTCATTAAGTTATAGATTATGACAGATGTCCAATTCATTGTAAATGATACTTTAATTGAATATTCGAAGGCCTCTGCTTTGTCTTGAATAACCTTTTCTTACTATTTGTTTATTTACCTTTTAGGTTACTAGGCTTTACAAAGGCAAAGACCATGCTGAAGTCGAATTCACTGTAAGTTGGATTGTCTGGTCTTATGAAGTTTATGTTAATTGGCCTAACATGGATTCCATAGGCTGGAGTCGTTAAATAGCAAATAATAAGGTTCTGACCTGAGTTTATTTATGAAGATTGGTCCAATTCCTACTGATGATGGAGTTGGAAAAGAGGTGATCACACGAATGACAGCAAATATGGCCACAAACAAGGAGTTTTATACTGATTCCAACGGCAGAGATTTTCTCAAACGAGTAACTTTatacattttttctctctttataatGAAATGCTCTAGGGAGAAAATAATTGCAGCATTGACTTATATGACCCTTAAAACTGTCATGCAGGTTCGAGATCATAGGGATGATTGGCCCCTTCAAGTAACTCAACCAGTTGCAGGAAACTATTACCCAGTAAAATTCTTTAACTCTTAATTTCATCAGGATTTCAGGTTTTAATTGTAGATAATGTTAGGGCATGAAAGACTGGAAAATtaaatagaagaatttgagaGAGAAGGAGTAGCATATGTTACTTCTGTTGCTCCAAAGTTGATAGGTTTCTACaatgttgataaaatttatatagaaCTATTCTATTGTTTTTTTCGCTGTCCAGATCAATCTTGGAATTTATACCAAGGATAAGAAATCTGAGTTCTCAGTCTTAGTTGATCGTGCCACTGGTGGGGCTAGCATCAAAGATGGTGAGGTGGAATTGATGCTTCATAGGTATTAAATNTGTCTTTTAGTCTAAATCAGTAGTATTTTACTGCAAANAAAATATTAANATAATTTTTACCACTCAAGGCGTATTCTTCATGATGATGGTAGAGGAGTTGGGGAAGCACTCGATGAACAAGTTTGCGTGaacaataacaaaacatgtgaaGGACTAACAGTATGGCAATCTCATCaattgatttatatttctttGCATCCTCTTTATTAATTGATTGAGTGACAAATTCAGTTTGCTTTTGTGAAAGGTATGAATTGAAACGCTCTCTTTCACCAACTTGCTAGAAAAGCTAGAAACTAGAAATTGACTATGTTTTCCTTTCTTCTATCTATGTAAAGTATATctatctctctttttttttcctgtcATATCAGGTCAGAGGAAATTATTATATCAGCATAGACAAACTTGGGGCTGGTGCACGCTGGCGCCGCACAACTGGTCAAGAAATCTATTCGCCATTCTTATTGGCTTTTACACATGAGGTGTGATATGACAGTTGCATGCACTTATCAATTTCTAATCATCAACATATTAATGATATCTTATGAGCTTATCAGAACTTGGAAAGTTGGAAGTCCTCACATTGGACCAAAGGAACGATCCTGGACCCAAATTACAGCTTGCCCCCGAATGTAGCTCTGATAACTCTTGAGGTAGAACAAATGCTGAGGATTTTTGTAACACTTTTGATTATCTCTCtctaaacaaatttcttttGCAGGAGTTGGATGGTGGAGTTGTGCTTCTCCGTTTGGCACATCTATATGAGGTTAGTCTATACAAGTATTTATCTCATATAACTTCAGATGCACGAAGCAAATTGCATAAATACATGTTTTAGTGTAATTCAGTTTGATTATGCAATACTGTAATATCTCTAAGTTTTAATATCATGTTTTCGATGTGATTAGCCAAGTGAAGATGCTGAGTATTCAACTCTAACCAAAGTAGAATTGAAGAAGCTGATTGCCAAGAAAACGGTACATAGATATTCTTTTCACATACTTTTTTAGATTAGCATATAATTTGGATTGCTTTTGTGCTATAAAACTTTGTATTTCTGGTTGTAACGTGTGATGGTGTTTTATTATGCAgataaaggagttgaaggagGTGAGTTTATCAGCTAACCAAGAGAAGtcagaaataaagaaaatgacatGGAAGGTTGAAGGAGACAATGGACAAGAAGCTCAAGGTCTTAGGGGTGGCCCTGTCAGCAGTCCTAATTTGGTTGTTGAGCTTGGCCCCATGGAAATACGAACTTTCCTTTTGAAACTTTAAAATACCTCAAGTCATCATTGATGaatttatttgaagaaataaaCATTGAAATATTTCTGTCAGTGAAATAAACATGTTTGATGTTTCTATCTTTTGTCTTCAATTTCTAATTGCAAAAGGCTAACTAAATCCCATATTTTATCTCCTTTTCGTGAAGTCtgtaatatatcaaatatttggataataaatttttaaatgaaaagtgtgtttatcggaaattatatacaaattttacattCAGGAGACCTTATCTCTTTATTATCCATGTAAGTTAATCTTACTTTCTCAACTTTTTGTACAGTGTGAAAGGACTCATATTATCAAGTAATTGATGCATTAATATTCCTCTTAAATATTGTATCGTGAAGTTAAAGTTGTACTGTATAGACAGTAGTATTTGTGTTCCTCATCACCTACTTTAGGATTTtctatacaaatttatattctaGCATTAACAAATACTTACCTTGCATAtacatttcttaatttttccttttcttgcaattttatttttctttagtcaTTTAATATTCTCCAAggttttttctttaagttttacTTGCTcttcaaattttacaaaaagcttcccttaatatgaaaaattgctTTTTCCATTaagctttttaaaaaataagagttTACATTTATGTTGATCATCTTATTTATCTTGAATAGAAAATATCTTTCTAATTAATTCAACTTACATTTATTATccaaatattgttttatttaatatataattgaaatctatattatcatatatagacaaaaatcaaatttatttttgttatattgttATATCGTTATATCATCATGGTTAAAAAATCTAAGTGTGAAAGTCTCAAATTGTGTAATGATGAGAAGGCTAAATACTATATAATGAAggtttaacattaaaattttttttattgaagatgatatcaattttttatgtgGATAGATTTTTGAATCCTAATTTGACGAGTCAAGTGGATAATGGACTTTAGGACTCATGTTACATACTCTtagacaacacaaaaaaaaattaaaatgaaacatttaAAGGTTGATaatgacaatttaaaatatttttttatttttatattttttcattaaggTGCATTTACATAGACTCAGGGGAATGAACATAAACACTCTAAAACTAGGATTAGACATGTCTTTTCATTAAATTACGTTAAGAGAGAAATTCAACACAACAGAAAAggaagcaaaaacatgagtgtgttatgatgaaaatattttttcttattaaaagatTTGTGAGAACTAGTTGGTGCAAAGGAAGGGCGTTCTTATGATCAAGGAATGAAAGTAGTATGAATTAAGATAAGGAGAGCTAActagatatttttcttttatttgaatatgtGTTGTCTTGTGATTTTGATGAGAGTTCatggaaaaattatttgaatcatAATGTGTATGCAGTATAGCATTGagatatactaaaatatatatgaagttTAAACTCTTggatatttgttgtttattcATCTTAAATGTAATTTGAcaattgtattataatatattagtaaagGGGTAAAGGGTAAGGTGTTGGGTTATTGTGTTCAGTGTTGTAGAAGTGAATTAAGCATTTTAAGgttattgatttgtttttactttgagattgatgcatttttttttttttttttatgaatgagtGTATGCATTTTATGCTTTGGAAGTAAACTTGTTGATTATTAGGTCTTGGTATTTTTCCTAGGAATAAAGGTGATGTGGTTTtggtaaattataattttctttttcaatgtgAATTTGATAGGGCATGATGttgttttggttttattatGGCTACATGAAAAGGAAATAAGAGGCTTTGTTAGATTATATAATGTTAAAGTgattgataatgctaattcttaccattatctaagcatcattttaatagcaaaatcaactcttttCTAGCTTGAAATTTGCTTAAATCCTCTATTTTATCTAGTTTTagtatttatctatattttgagCTACATTACGTAAATAATACTCTAATCCCTTGTTTTTGATCTATTTTGATGTTAGGAAGATCCTCCATTACATTGAAGAGCCTTGGTGATCTAGGAAGCCATTGATGTAAAAGTCATTTTCGCTTAAGCGAGAatattttagcttaagcgagaatattttagcttaagcgagaatGACTATCTTCTCCAAGAAATATCTTCTCGCTTAAGCAAGAATAGTTTAACTTAAGCGAGAATTCAGGCAATATATATACTCACGAGACAAAACGAAAAGGGGTCTTTGGTTCTTTGGAGGCTCGATTTCACGTCTGGAGCTCATGGAGGGCACGAGGAGCTTGTGGaaacatctcctcctcttcctttgggtctccttcttcttccatcttccatgttTGTAAGCTTTAGGGTTCTCCATGGAAATGGAGAACCAGATTCATCTTGTTAGGGTTAGATGTAACCTATGAACTCTTGTGTAATGAATGATTGTTTCGTATTTATATATTGCCTTTTCTATCTATTACTAGTATTCTTGTTTCCgatcttaaagcttgcatgtaatggggacgttcatgacttgattttggggtttcattGAGCCAGGGATGGGATATGAAATCTTGAACTGAAACAAGAGTCCTTGTGGGTCATTGAGCCAGGGATGGGATATGATTTGCATGTTGTCTTAGATCCTAGTTCTTAATGCGGGTTTGCTTGTTAcattttccaagggattggagtttgatagggaaaacctaggctctttcaTCTAAGGGATTGGGGTtagagtgttttagtggattgactttagtaaattgatagAAAGGAGATGAAATTAGTTATACACAAGAGTGAATTAGAGAAATCTAATCTTAACATTGACATTTCATTCCATTTCtagtcttttccatttctaagtgccttcaagaccaaagtccaaccttgtaattatttgtgaatttatctttttgcacaTATTCTTGAATGAATGTTATGTTCTTGAGTCTTAATGAGTTGTTAATCACACAATTTtctagtattacgagtctcttgggaaaacgatacctggtcttaccagttttattacttgaacgatttggtgcacttgccaaatTCTTTATCAGTGATGAATTACGACTTTGTCAAAACTAGTCAATCCCTGTCTGAGATGTACTCGTCCCATACTTTTAAGCCATTGGCCGAGATATATTAGACCTTGATTGATAAGTATCAAATTTTGACTGAGTTGTATATGATCTATCATTATAAATCTGGTGGCTTTGCATGAGTCAATGCCTTACGTTGAGACCATTTTGTGTGTTGAATTGGGGTGTGATATCATATGTGGTTGTATCGGGTTAAAATGTTGGTTGAGGGATAtgatgtaatttttatattttatctagtAGTAATGATGTGAGTTTAagttatataattgtttataatatgGAATGGAATATATGTTATTGTGAACTTAATGCTTGCATATATGATGTGATGGTACGGATGAAAAACCTGCGTCTCGACTAGAAGTGAGAAGGCTTTGGGAGCTAATCTTGAGAACTCTAGTTGTGGTCTCTAGAAAAGTGGTGATAAGTGACATAATTTACTTTATCAGTGAAGTTCTATAGAAGAGTGATGAGAAGTGACACCGTGTACTTCATAAAGCTCTCTAAGAGAATGATGAGAAGTAACACCATTATATTGTCTATGATCGTATCATTATATCTTTGTATTAACTTCCTATGTTAATTCTAATTATAAGtaacattataattatatattgcCATATGTAGTATTAAGTAACATATTAGATGTTCTAGGACAAAACTCTCCTCTACTTCACCTTTGACTTTTTTTGTTAGATGATGttgaacaattttcattatgtAAAATTTTCCATTAATGGCAATCTCATTTATGTCATtgacattataataataaatataaataattttaataattatattacagaaatttttttttatttttttaaaatatttttattataaatatttactttattttaaaatataattaaatattaaaaaacagtaaaataaaaaataacggttaactttaaaaattaaacggattaaaagataaaatttgtaagataattgttttagttaaaaagaaagataggataatattgaaagaaaaattaaaagtaaaaaattcctttatataaaaccattaaatttgaaacattaaaaaaagttcACGATCTCTCGTATAAATTTTAATCTCATTCATACCTCAAAATCTCTCATGTAAATTTTAATCTCATTCATGCCtcaaaatgtgaaaaattgtaaatattattgtttcaaatttttatggtctttattaaacttaaaaaataatgactataaatattttaatttaacaatgttgattttttatgtGATAAACAATATTCGAGactaacatttaaatttaaacatattaaataatataaaaaattcaatatcgatctaaaatattatttagtatcaaaataatttcatataattagtttagaataattatatttattcattttcaaaaattaaaaactaaattatatcaaaatttaaaacataaataaattttaattttacattaaattgagagtaataatacatttaattctaaattttattatataaataaaaaataatccataaaataaattaatgaagtCCAGTCACAAACTTTCTTAATGTGATGTTagtatttgtttaatatattttttagaaaaaataatgatattttgacagtattttttaataatattttaatatcatttatgtgTGATTGGTTTATAgtaatgtttatatataattattattattaattgtgaaataattttgaaccaataatgacactaaatatattaaaatgatatcaaagtacatcatccttttattttatttttttagaaaagatcATTTTGGGTTAACTATTCTTCTAACTCTCTTATTAAACGTCTTTCAACGTAttctttttttaagattttgatattTCTTATTCTACACTTTATTTCATATGCAGGGCCTACCAAGGTAATGGACCCTATTTGATGAAGTTCATCAGAAATTTTTGGGATTGGATTTACCTGGTTATTagaaaattagtaaaataattttatatattttttatgtatttttttttctcttgtacaAGTCCACATATTTATCTTGTGATAACGaataaatttcttttgattACGCTTAGCTCTACTGTGTAGACTATAAATGTTGACTTAACATAGAAAATTTTGGTCATTGTCCGGGAAGAAATAACTACAGTGGAAAAGGTGAAACTTTTAAGCAACAGAcgtttaagttaattttaagttataaattataatatttacaaaaatagttGTATTCATAGTCTGAATAAATACATTAATGCTCAGCCATGAAAAACCTATCTTGCTATTTATTTAGGTTACTAGGCTTTACACAATACAAATACCATGCTAGCTGAAATTGAATCCAATGCAAGTTGTTGCATTGTCAGATTTCATGAAAACAAATAtgtattacaaatttaaatgtgaaaatataaactaaaaagcgtgtaaaatattaataatcaatagttcattcatttgaaatattaatacagaagttttaaaatcttaaaaaatttgATCAGTCGGCGGAgtcagaaaaacaaaacaaagcaagTTCCGCAGCGACATCGACGCGGGAAATTTACGTTGCAGTTAACAAATCTTGCTCTAAGCGCCACGTGTCGTTTTTCCTCTGTCAGTTGGTTTTCCGTTTCTCATTCCAAATCCACACAACGGTAACGACTTTGGGAGTTGGAAGTTGGAAACTCCGTTCATCAATGGCATCTGAAATTCCTAACGAGAAAAACTCCCTCTATCCGCAGGTAATAGTCGATGTAAATCCCGAAGCATCTTCTTCCAACCCTTCCTCCAATCTTTACCCCAAAATCGACGAGGTCGAAAACCTCCTCCCGAACAACTTGAGCGCCTCCGCCCCGCCGCCGAGGAGGTTCTCATCAAGGTCCCCGGCGCCATCCTCCACCTCATCGACAAGGAATGCAGCGTGGAGCTCGCCTGCGGCGACCTCAAAATCATCTGCCTCCGCCAGGGGACGAATATAGTCGGCTTTTATGCAAATGTCGGCGATATACAATGGCCCATGGCAAAAGACGAGGCGGCGGTAAAGGTAGACGACTCGCACTACTTCTTCTCCCTCCACATGCCGGACGAATCTAAATCAGATTCCTCCAGTGATGAGGAGGAAAAAAGAGGAATATTTAACCTCCGCCGGAAccggaagaagaaaaagaaggactCCGTTCCCAGCGTGATGAGCTACGGCTTAACGATAGCGTCGAAGGGGCAGGAGGATTTGCTGAAGGAGTTGGATAAGGTGCTTCAGGAATGCAGTGCTTTCTCGGTGCAGAAGGTGTCGGAGGAGGCGAAGAAGGAGGGGGAGGCGTTGGATGCGTCGGTGGCGAAGGAGGTATCGCCGGCGGATTTGCAGACGGAGGAGAAGAAAGAGATGATGGAGGAGAAGTGTGCTGCGTATTGGACCACGTTGGCTCCTAATGTAGAGGATTACAGTGGAACTGCTGCGAAACTTATTGCGGCTGGTTCTGGACAACTGGTGAAGGGGATTTTGTGGTGTGGGGATGTGACGGTGGAACGGTTGCGGTGGGGGAATGAGATCATGAAGCAAAGGATGGCTCCGGGTTCACAGGAAGAGGTTAATCCCGAAACCATGAAGCGGATCCAAAGGTTGGTGTGCTTTTAATTAATCTTCTTTTGCTGTCAGGTTGAATTTGTTCTCTAACAACTTAAGGAATTTGCAGCACTCTGTTGTACTATGTTTTTCTGTTCAATGGTTGTTTTTTGTCTGCTACTCTGTTTGAACTTGAACATTCAAAAAACTgacattttcttttaacttgATGTTTATATAGGGTTAAGAGAATGACCCAAATGACAGAGAGTGTAGCAAATGGGGTCCTCACTGGGGTTGTGAAGGT
This genomic stretch from Vigna radiata var. radiata cultivar VC1973A chromosome 7, Vradiata_ver6, whole genome shotgun sequence harbors:
- the LOC106765930 gene encoding LOW QUALITY PROTEIN: protein EARLY-RESPONSIVE TO DEHYDRATION 7, chloroplastic (The sequence of the model RefSeq protein was modified relative to this genomic sequence to represent the inferred CDS: inserted 1 base in 1 codon), producing the protein MASEIPNEKNSLYPQVIVDVNPEASSSNPSSNLYPKIDEVENLLPNNLSASAPPXEEVLIKVPGAILHLIDKECSVELACGDLKIICLRQGTNIVGFYANVGDIQWPMAKDEAAVKVDDSHYFFSLHMPDESKSDSSSDEEEKRGIFNLRRNRKKKKKDSVPSVMSYGLTIASKGQEDLLKELDKVLQECSAFSVQKVSEEAKKEGEALDASVAKEVSPADLQTEEKKEMMEEKCAAYWTTLAPNVEDYSGTAAKLIAAGSGQLVKGILWCGDVTVERLRWGNEIMKQRMAPGSQEEVNPETMKRIQRVKRMTQMTESVANGVLTGVVKVSGYFTSSLVNSKAGKKIFSLLPGEVVLASLDGFSKVCDAVEVAGKNVMSTSNTVTTELVSHRYGDEAAKAASEGLDAAGHAVGTAWAAFKLRQALNPKSVIKPTALTKSAAEAAAAELKAKMSK